The following proteins are co-located in the Aurantiacibacter atlanticus genome:
- a CDS encoding AI-2E family transporter — MGLLVLLGIVFCYLITAPFIPALIWSFTLAVLFAPLESALRAHLCHPGVSVTLTMSIAAILVVAPVIFVSAALIESIVEGANAMNEFVSDEDWRGLARDYPNLSSALFWLIDHVNAPQFLQTVIARLENWAANLVMGSIASIITLLMTFYFLFYLLRDRKWIIEVSGRISPLSKPECRALTDRMEKTIFASVYGTAAVSALQGLLGGLVFWWLGLPSPVFWGVIMGLLGIVPFLGAFIVWVPASIALALNGQWGSAIILAVWGTFIVGLIDNIVYPILVGRRLALHSMLSFIAIVGGIVVFGAHGFVLGPLIVAGTQSLLEILRSRMDEDRTLVRSA; from the coding sequence GTGGGCCTTCTGGTCCTGCTTGGTATTGTCTTTTGCTACCTGATTACCGCTCCCTTCATCCCGGCTCTGATCTGGTCATTCACGCTGGCTGTCTTGTTCGCTCCCCTTGAGAGCGCGCTTCGGGCGCACCTGTGCCATCCGGGAGTGTCCGTGACCTTGACCATGTCGATTGCTGCCATTTTGGTAGTCGCACCGGTTATCTTCGTCTCGGCAGCGCTGATCGAAAGTATCGTTGAAGGCGCCAATGCAATGAATGAATTCGTATCCGACGAAGATTGGCGTGGTCTGGCACGGGATTATCCAAACCTCTCGTCGGCTCTGTTCTGGCTGATCGATCATGTGAACGCACCGCAATTCCTGCAGACTGTCATTGCCCGCCTGGAAAACTGGGCTGCCAATCTTGTCATGGGTTCAATCGCCAGCATCATCACCCTGCTGATGACTTTCTATTTCCTCTTCTATCTTCTCCGCGACCGAAAATGGATAATTGAAGTCAGCGGGCGAATATCACCACTTTCAAAGCCGGAGTGCCGGGCGCTGACCGATCGGATGGAGAAAACCATCTTCGCTTCGGTATACGGGACTGCCGCTGTTTCTGCCCTGCAGGGGCTTCTGGGCGGGCTGGTTTTCTGGTGGCTCGGCCTTCCGTCCCCGGTCTTTTGGGGCGTTATCATGGGCTTGCTTGGTATTGTTCCGTTTCTAGGTGCGTTCATCGTCTGGGTGCCAGCATCGATTGCTCTGGCGCTTAACGGACAGTGGGGCTCGGCGATAATCCTGGCAGTCTGGGGAACCTTCATCGTCGGGCTGATCGATAACATCGTCTATCCAATTCTCGTGGGTCGTAGGCTGGCGCTTCATTCCATGCTGTCCTTCATAGCGATCGTCGGTGGAATTGTCGTTTTCGGAGCGCATGGCTTCGTGCTCGGTCCACTGATCGTTGCGGGAACGCAGAGTTTGTTGGAGATTCTGCGGAGCAGGATGGATGAAGACAGGACCTTGGTTCGATCGGCCTAG